The following are encoded together in the Nocardioides okcheonensis genome:
- a CDS encoding GlxA family transcriptional regulator, giving the protein MKIAIHAFEGISMFHLAVPTTVFSEVARLGLGASWQAVVWSTEARVTTAEGLAVGDLRGPDVAAEADLLVFPSWHADLRGPDAAVSTAISDAAGRGARLAGLCLGAFPLVDSGLLDGRSVVTHWSAADELAARHPAVAVNADAIYVDHGDVLTSAGTASSLDACLHVVRRELGSDAAATLARHLVVAPHREGGQAQYVDRPMPEPGGVGQLGDTMEWALAHLDRPIDVATMAAHARMSTRNFTRRFAEATGSSPARWLLSRRLDEARRLLERTTLSVEAIARRTGFGSVVTFRQRFGAAYGTTPTSYRRRFTAA; this is encoded by the coding sequence ATGAAGATCGCGATCCACGCCTTCGAGGGGATCAGCATGTTCCACCTCGCCGTCCCCACCACTGTGTTCTCCGAGGTGGCCAGGCTCGGCCTCGGCGCCTCGTGGCAGGCGGTGGTGTGGAGCACCGAGGCCCGCGTGACGACGGCGGAGGGCCTCGCGGTGGGCGATCTCCGCGGTCCGGACGTCGCGGCGGAGGCCGACCTGCTCGTCTTCCCGTCGTGGCACGCCGACCTGCGCGGCCCCGACGCCGCCGTGTCGACCGCGATCAGCGACGCCGCAGGCCGCGGCGCGCGGCTGGCGGGGCTGTGCCTGGGCGCGTTCCCCCTGGTCGACTCCGGGCTGCTCGACGGGCGCTCCGTGGTCACCCACTGGAGCGCCGCCGACGAGCTCGCGGCCCGGCACCCTGCGGTGGCCGTCAACGCCGACGCGATCTACGTCGACCACGGCGACGTGCTCACCTCGGCCGGGACCGCCTCCTCCCTCGACGCGTGCCTGCACGTCGTCCGGCGCGAGCTCGGGTCCGACGCGGCCGCGACCCTGGCCCGCCACCTCGTCGTCGCCCCGCACCGCGAGGGCGGCCAGGCGCAGTACGTCGACCGACCGATGCCCGAGCCCGGCGGGGTCGGGCAGCTCGGGGACACGATGGAGTGGGCCCTGGCGCACCTCGACCGACCGATCGACGTCGCGACCATGGCGGCCCACGCCCGGATGAGCACCCGCAACTTCACCCGTCGTTTCGCCGAGGCGACCGGGTCGAGCCCCGCCCGGTGGTTGCTGAGCCGGCGCCTGGACGAGGCCCGTCGGCTGCTCGAGCGCACGACGCTGTCGGTCGAGGCGATCGCGCGACGCACGGGCTTCGGCAGCGTCGTGACGTTCCGGCAGCGGTTCGGCGCCGCCTACGGCACGACCCCCACGTCCTACCGCCGGCGCTTCACCGCCGCGTGA
- a CDS encoding ECF transporter S component, with product MSTDRRPAWAMRDLVLMVVLGVVFGFLYWALVQAWTGLALLMGPAGDLAQHVLLGGWLLVAPIVLAIVRRPFAGVLAEVLASVVEVVFLGSPVGPMLILAAAIQGAGSELPFALRRYRAPGWATYALSGLCGAGLVFVFSAVRFDWFGQDLLALRLGLQLASGVVLGGLLAKVVVDALLRTGVLDNHAIARDEHPVRATP from the coding sequence ATGAGCACGGACCGACGTCCCGCGTGGGCGATGCGCGACCTGGTGCTGATGGTGGTCCTCGGCGTGGTGTTCGGCTTCCTCTACTGGGCGCTCGTCCAGGCGTGGACCGGCCTCGCGCTGCTGATGGGCCCCGCGGGCGACCTCGCCCAGCACGTCCTGCTGGGCGGCTGGCTCCTCGTCGCCCCGATCGTGCTCGCGATCGTGCGCCGGCCGTTCGCGGGCGTGCTGGCCGAGGTGCTCGCGTCCGTGGTCGAGGTGGTCTTCCTCGGCTCGCCCGTCGGGCCGATGCTGATCCTCGCCGCGGCGATCCAAGGCGCCGGGAGCGAGCTGCCGTTCGCGCTGCGTCGCTACCGCGCGCCCGGCTGGGCCACCTACGCGCTCTCCGGCCTGTGCGGCGCGGGTCTGGTCTTCGTGTTCTCCGCGGTGCGCTTCGACTGGTTCGGACAGGACCTCCTCGCCCTGCGCCTGGGGCTCCAGCTGGCGTCCGGCGTGGTGCTCGGCGGCCTGCTCGCGAAGGTCGTCGTCGACGCGCTGCTGCGCACCGGCGTGCTCGACAACCACGCGATCGCGCGCGACGAGCACCCGGTCCGGGCCACGCCGTGA
- a CDS encoding isochorismatase family protein yields MTGTRRALVVVDVQNEYFDGILQVQYPPRDETLANITRAMDLAAELDIPVLVLRHELPEGAPVFAVGSPSWTLHPEVERRVTPDVKVASKSESSAFTGDGVAEWLASKQVDTLTIVGYMTNNCDIATAADAEPRGIAAEVLSDASGAIHLSNEAGDVAAEQLHSTLMVLLQSNFAAVADTDTWAEAARAGTALPKSDLGTSATQGRARFGG; encoded by the coding sequence ATGACCGGCACCCGCCGCGCCCTCGTCGTCGTCGACGTCCAGAACGAGTACTTCGACGGCATCCTCCAGGTCCAGTACCCGCCCCGCGACGAGACGCTCGCCAACATCACCCGGGCGATGGACCTCGCCGCCGAGCTCGACATCCCCGTCCTCGTGCTGCGGCACGAGCTGCCCGAGGGCGCCCCCGTCTTCGCGGTCGGCTCGCCGAGCTGGACCCTCCACCCCGAGGTCGAGCGTCGGGTGACGCCCGACGTCAAGGTCGCCTCGAAGAGCGAGAGCAGTGCCTTCACCGGCGACGGCGTCGCCGAGTGGCTGGCGTCGAAGCAGGTCGACACCCTCACGATCGTCGGTTACATGACCAACAACTGCGACATCGCGACCGCGGCGGACGCCGAGCCCCGGGGCATCGCCGCGGAGGTGCTCTCCGACGCGTCCGGCGCGATCCACCTCTCGAACGAGGCGGGCGACGTCGCGGCCGAGCAGCTGCACTCGACGCTGATGGTGCTGCTCCAGTCGAACTTCGCGGCGGTGGCCGACACCGACACGTGGGCCGAGGCGGCCCGCGCCGGCACCGCGCTGCCGAAGAGCGACCTCGGCACCTCCGCCACGCAGGGACGGGCCCGCTTCGGAGGCTGA
- a CDS encoding aldo/keto reductase encodes MEKRTLGRTGREVSVVGLGTWQLGADWGEVSEADARAVLEASAEAGVTFYDTADVYGDGRSEQVVGRFLADHPDAGFTVATKMGRRAEQVPSSYVEPHFREWLDRSRRNLGVDTIDLVQLHCPPSEVIDDDATYDVLDRLVDEGVIAAYGVSVETCEQALSAIARPHLASVQIILNAFRMKPLDEVLPAAAAAGVGIIARVPLASGLLSGKYDLDTTFASDDHRTYNRDGSAFDVGETFSGVDYATGVAAAQEFSALVADSGLDATPAQAAIAWIWQQPGVSTVIPGARNVDQATANAAAGLVGDLPASFVDGVRDLYDRQVREQVHGRW; translated from the coding sequence ATGGAGAAGCGCACCCTGGGCAGGACCGGCCGCGAGGTCTCGGTCGTCGGACTCGGCACCTGGCAGCTGGGCGCCGACTGGGGCGAGGTCAGCGAGGCGGACGCACGCGCCGTGCTCGAGGCCTCGGCCGAGGCCGGCGTGACGTTCTACGACACCGCCGACGTCTACGGCGACGGGCGCAGCGAGCAGGTCGTCGGCCGCTTCCTGGCCGACCACCCCGACGCGGGGTTCACCGTCGCCACCAAGATGGGCCGCCGGGCCGAGCAGGTGCCGTCGAGCTACGTCGAGCCACACTTCCGGGAGTGGCTCGACCGCTCGCGCCGCAACCTCGGCGTCGACACCATCGACCTGGTCCAGCTGCACTGCCCGCCGAGCGAGGTCATCGACGACGACGCCACCTACGACGTCCTGGACCGCCTCGTCGACGAGGGCGTGATCGCGGCCTACGGCGTCAGCGTCGAGACCTGCGAGCAGGCGCTGAGCGCGATCGCCCGCCCGCACCTCGCCAGCGTCCAGATCATCCTCAACGCCTTCCGGATGAAGCCGCTCGACGAGGTGCTCCCGGCCGCGGCGGCCGCGGGCGTCGGGATCATCGCCCGCGTCCCGCTGGCCTCCGGCCTGCTGTCGGGGAAGTACGACCTCGACACGACGTTCGCCTCCGACGACCACCGCACCTACAACCGCGACGGCAGCGCCTTCGACGTCGGCGAGACCTTCTCCGGTGTCGACTACGCCACCGGGGTCGCGGCGGCGCAGGAGTTCTCCGCGCTGGTGGCCGACTCCGGGCTCGACGCCACGCCGGCGCAGGCCGCGATCGCCTGGATCTGGCAGCAGCCGGGCGTCTCGACGGTCATCCCCGGCGCGCGCAACGTCGACCAGGCCACCGCCAACGCCGCCGCCGGGCTGGTCGGCGACCTGCCCGCCTCGTTCGTCGACGGGGTGCGCGACCTCTACGACCGGCAGGTCCGGGAGCAGGTGCACGGGCGCTGGTGA
- a CDS encoding LutC/YkgG family protein, with amino-acid sequence MSARDDILRRVRSALDGVSPVTDLPPAPRAPDRGDLVALFAERVEDYRAVVTRCAPDDLAGVVAEALGTARAVVPPGLGLDVAGSVVDDGLSAADLDALDAVVTRAAVGIAETGTIVLDHRPDQGRRAITLVPDLHVCVVDASQVVADVPDALALLDPSRPLTWISGPSATSDIELDRVEGVHGPRTLHVVLVG; translated from the coding sequence GTGAGCGCCCGCGACGACATCCTGCGGCGGGTCCGCTCCGCCCTCGACGGCGTGTCGCCCGTGACCGACCTCCCTCCGGCCCCCCGCGCGCCGGACCGGGGCGACCTGGTCGCCCTGTTCGCCGAGCGGGTGGAGGACTACCGCGCCGTCGTCACCCGCTGCGCGCCCGACGACCTGGCGGGCGTCGTGGCCGAGGCGCTCGGGACGGCCCGCGCCGTCGTGCCGCCGGGCCTCGGGCTGGACGTCGCCGGCTCGGTCGTCGACGACGGCCTCAGCGCCGCCGACCTCGACGCCCTCGACGCCGTCGTCACCCGCGCCGCCGTCGGGATCGCGGAGACCGGCACCATCGTGCTCGACCACCGGCCCGACCAGGGCCGGCGCGCGATCACGCTGGTGCCCGACCTGCACGTGTGCGTCGTCGACGCCTCGCAGGTGGTCGCCGACGTCCCCGACGCGCTCGCGCTCCTGGACCCGTCGCGACCGCTGACCTGGATCAGCGGGCCCTCGGCCACCAGCGACATCGAGCTCGACCGGGTCGAGGGCGTCCACGGGCCGCGGACGCTGCACGTGGTGCTGGTGGGCTGA
- a CDS encoding lactate utilization protein B, with protein MPAFPTAARAALGDTQLRRNLAHATHTIRDKRAKVVAEVEDWEDLRLAGAGVKEAALRDLATHLETLEASLVRAGATVHWARDAEEACAIVARVAHDHGADEVVKVKSMATAEIGLNEALEAEGIAAWETDLAELIVQLGEDLPSHILVPAIHRNRAEVREIFLRRMAAVGRPAPADLTDEPAVLAGAAREHLREKFLRAKVGVSGANFAVADTGTLVVVESEGNGRMCLTLPDVLVSVVGIEKVVATWSDLDPMLRLLPRSSTGERMNPYTSTWSGVTPGDGPQEVHVVLLDNGRTRALADDVGRQALRCIRCSACLNVCPVYERVGGHAYGSVYPGPIGAILNPLLRGVSDEQTASLPYASSLCGACFEVCPVRIDIPSVLVDQRAAVVDSHRGDRVPKAEAVAMRAAAWAFSDARRLAWAEKASGLGGRVLRRFGRTSLPGGRAAAGRLPGPGAAWTGARDLPAPPEESFRAWWDRTDGGRHEGEGPE; from the coding sequence ATGCCCGCCTTCCCGACCGCCGCCCGCGCGGCGCTCGGCGACACCCAGCTGCGCCGCAACCTCGCCCACGCCACGCACACCATCCGCGACAAGCGCGCCAAGGTCGTCGCCGAGGTCGAGGACTGGGAGGACCTGCGGCTCGCCGGGGCGGGGGTCAAGGAGGCCGCGCTGCGCGACCTCGCGACCCACCTCGAGACCCTTGAGGCCTCGCTGGTCCGCGCCGGCGCGACCGTCCACTGGGCCCGCGACGCCGAGGAGGCGTGCGCGATCGTGGCGCGGGTGGCCCACGACCACGGCGCGGACGAGGTGGTCAAGGTCAAGTCGATGGCGACCGCCGAGATCGGCCTCAACGAGGCCCTCGAGGCCGAGGGCATCGCCGCCTGGGAGACCGACCTGGCCGAGCTCATCGTCCAGCTCGGCGAGGACCTGCCGTCCCACATCCTGGTGCCGGCGATCCACCGCAACCGTGCCGAGGTGCGCGAGATCTTCCTGCGCCGGATGGCCGCCGTCGGGCGCCCGGCCCCGGCCGACCTCACCGACGAGCCCGCCGTCCTCGCCGGCGCGGCGCGCGAGCACCTGCGCGAGAAGTTCCTCCGCGCGAAGGTCGGCGTGAGCGGCGCCAACTTCGCGGTCGCCGACACCGGCACCCTCGTCGTCGTCGAGTCCGAGGGCAACGGCCGGATGTGCCTGACCCTGCCCGACGTGCTGGTCAGCGTCGTCGGCATCGAGAAGGTCGTCGCCACCTGGTCCGACCTCGACCCGATGCTGCGGCTGCTCCCGCGCTCGTCGACGGGCGAGCGGATGAACCCCTACACCTCGACGTGGTCGGGCGTGACGCCCGGCGACGGTCCGCAGGAGGTCCACGTCGTGCTGCTCGACAACGGCCGCACCCGGGCGCTCGCCGACGACGTCGGCCGGCAGGCGCTGCGGTGCATCCGCTGCTCGGCGTGCCTCAACGTCTGCCCGGTCTACGAGCGGGTCGGCGGCCACGCCTACGGCTCGGTCTACCCCGGCCCGATCGGCGCGATCCTCAACCCGCTGCTGCGCGGGGTCTCCGACGAGCAGACCGCCTCGCTGCCCTACGCCTCGTCGCTGTGCGGGGCCTGCTTCGAGGTCTGCCCGGTCCGGATCGACATCCCGTCGGTGCTGGTCGACCAGCGCGCCGCGGTGGTGGACTCCCACCGTGGCGACCGGGTGCCGAAGGCCGAGGCGGTCGCCATGCGGGCCGCCGCCTGGGCGTTCTCCGACGCGCGCCGGCTGGCGTGGGCCGAGAAGGCGTCCGGCCTGGGCGGTCGCGTCCTGCGCCGCTTCGGTCGTACGTCCCTGCCCGGCGGTCGCGCCGCCGCCGGGCGCCTGCCGGGGCCGGGGGCCGCGTGGACCGGCGCCCGCGACCTGCCCGCGCCGCCGGAGGAGTCGTTCCGCGCGTGGTGGGACCGCACCGACGGCGGCCGTCACGAGGGGGAGGGGCCGGAGTGA
- a CDS encoding ABC transporter ATP-binding protein, translating to MTLVEVDGLRVRFPRRPEPVLGVDALRVERGGDVVVLGPTGSGKTTLLHAVAGHVPHSVHATVEGRVAVCGLDTRDHSVVQLSRHVGLVSQDPAAGVTMPSVDREVALPLENRAVAPERIAGRVDASLEAVGAPHLGSRRLETLSGGELQRVSVAAALVAEPEVLLLDEPTSMLDAEGVAAVRRVLAARDRPTVLLVEHRLDELGGADGAGLPGHAVVLDRAGRQVAAGATGDLLLSHSRALHAAGCWLPLDAELHAVTGAAGGLAHPANRDHLARQHHDARRGDAGDPGEVVLAARRLAVGRGAAPVLADVDLDLRAGEVVGLLGANGAGKSTLLLTLAGLVPPVTGTVTGPRAGLVFQNPEHQFCAATVADDVVHGVRSDREATRARQLGRFGLDALAAQSPYRLSGGEKRRLSLAGMLAHDRPVLLLDEPTLGLDRADTVATARALRQEADEGRAVLLASHDLRTVAAVADRLVVLAGGRVVACGPTWEVLRDAAALSHARLELPPLLRWRAAQR from the coding sequence GTGACGCTGGTCGAGGTCGACGGCCTGCGGGTGCGGTTCCCGCGACGGCCCGAGCCGGTGCTGGGTGTCGACGCGCTGCGCGTCGAGCGCGGGGGCGACGTCGTCGTCCTCGGGCCGACCGGGTCGGGCAAGACCACGCTGCTCCACGCCGTCGCGGGCCACGTGCCGCACTCGGTCCACGCGACCGTCGAGGGCCGGGTCGCCGTGTGCGGGCTCGACACCCGCGACCACTCCGTGGTGCAGCTGTCGCGCCACGTCGGGCTCGTGTCGCAGGACCCCGCCGCTGGCGTGACGATGCCGTCGGTCGACCGGGAGGTCGCCCTGCCCCTGGAGAACCGGGCCGTCGCGCCGGAGCGCATCGCCGGTCGCGTCGACGCCTCCCTCGAGGCGGTGGGCGCCCCGCACCTCGGGTCGCGGCGGCTCGAGACGCTCTCCGGCGGCGAGCTGCAGCGGGTGTCGGTCGCGGCGGCGCTCGTGGCGGAGCCGGAGGTGCTGCTGCTCGACGAGCCGACCTCGATGCTCGACGCCGAGGGGGTCGCGGCCGTACGACGGGTGCTGGCCGCCCGCGACCGGCCGACGGTCCTGCTGGTCGAGCACCGCCTCGACGAGCTCGGCGGGGCCGACGGCGCCGGGCTGCCGGGCCACGCCGTCGTCCTCGACCGCGCCGGCCGGCAGGTCGCCGCGGGCGCGACCGGCGACCTGCTGCTCTCCCACTCGCGGGCGCTCCACGCCGCCGGCTGCTGGCTGCCGCTCGACGCCGAGCTGCACGCGGTCACCGGCGCGGCCGGCGGGCTGGCCCACCCGGCCAACCGCGACCACCTCGCCCGCCAGCACCACGATGCCCGCCGAGGCGACGCCGGCGACCCGGGCGAGGTCGTGCTCGCCGCGCGGCGGCTCGCCGTGGGACGGGGCGCCGCGCCGGTGCTCGCCGACGTCGACCTCGACCTGCGCGCCGGCGAGGTCGTCGGCCTGCTCGGCGCCAACGGCGCCGGCAAGTCCACCCTGCTGCTCACCCTCGCCGGCCTGGTGCCCCCGGTGACCGGCACGGTGACCGGGCCGCGGGCGGGGCTGGTCTTCCAGAACCCGGAGCACCAGTTCTGCGCGGCCACGGTCGCCGACGACGTGGTGCACGGGGTGCGGTCCGACCGGGAGGCCACCCGGGCGCGACAGCTGGGACGCTTCGGGCTCGACGCTCTGGCGGCCCAGAGCCCGTACCGCCTCTCCGGCGGCGAGAAGCGCCGACTCAGCCTGGCCGGCATGCTCGCCCACGACCGTCCGGTCCTCCTGCTCGACGAGCCCACGCTCGGCCTCGACCGCGCCGACACGGTCGCGACCGCTCGGGCGCTCCGGCAGGAGGCCGACGAGGGACGGGCGGTGCTGCTCGCCAGCCACGACCTGCGCACCGTCGCCGCGGTGGCCGACCGGCTGGTCGTGCTCGCGGGCGGGCGGGTCGTCGCGTGCGGCCCGACGTGGGAGGTGCTGCGCGACGCGGCCGCGCTGTCCCACGCGCGGCTCGAGCTGCCTCCGCTGCTCCGCTGGCGGGCGGCGCAGCGGTGA
- a CDS encoding L-serine ammonia-lyase: MSISAFDLFKVGIGPSSSHTVGPMRAAYLFVEGLRADDLLGRVARVHVELFGSLGATGHGHGSVKAVVLGLAGEQPHLVDPVAADPLVQDVRSTRVLHLGGKHPIAFDADEDVVMHRRKRLEFHTNGMVFEARDADDAVLRRREYYSVGGGFVLDEDECGNPVVVPDDTPVPHPFTTADELLAITRSTGLRISDVMLANELVRRSEDDVRRELLAIWRVMQECVERGTRTTGVLPGGLKVRRRAADLRARLESDATVGIADPLEAMEWVTVYALAVNEENAAGGRVVTAPTNGAAGIVPAVLHYYCRFVPGADDDGVVRFLLAAAAIGQLFKENASISGAEVGCQGEVGSACSMAAGGLAEVLGGTPEQVENAAEIGIEHNLGLTCDPVGGLVQIPCIERNAVASVKAITAARMAVRGDGSHHVSLDKAIKTMRETGRDMKDKYKETARGGLALNVVEC, translated from the coding sequence ATGAGCATCAGCGCGTTCGACCTGTTCAAGGTCGGCATCGGCCCGTCGAGCTCGCACACGGTCGGACCGATGCGGGCGGCGTACCTCTTCGTCGAGGGGCTGCGGGCCGACGACCTGCTCGGCCGGGTCGCGCGCGTGCACGTCGAGCTGTTCGGCTCGCTCGGCGCGACCGGGCACGGGCACGGCAGCGTCAAGGCGGTCGTGCTCGGACTCGCCGGCGAGCAGCCGCACCTCGTGGACCCGGTGGCAGCCGACCCGCTGGTGCAGGACGTGCGCAGCACGCGGGTCCTGCACCTGGGCGGCAAGCACCCGATCGCCTTCGACGCCGACGAGGACGTCGTGATGCACCGGCGCAAGCGCCTGGAGTTCCACACCAACGGCATGGTCTTCGAGGCCCGCGACGCCGACGACGCGGTGCTGCGCCGGCGCGAGTACTACTCCGTCGGCGGCGGCTTCGTGCTCGACGAGGACGAGTGCGGCAACCCGGTGGTCGTGCCGGACGACACCCCGGTCCCGCACCCGTTCACCACCGCCGACGAGCTGCTCGCGATCACCCGCTCCACCGGCCTGCGGATCAGCGACGTGATGCTCGCCAACGAGCTGGTCCGCCGCTCGGAGGACGACGTGCGCCGCGAGCTGCTGGCGATCTGGCGGGTGATGCAGGAGTGCGTGGAGCGCGGCACCCGGACGACGGGGGTCCTGCCGGGCGGGCTCAAGGTGCGCCGCCGGGCCGCCGACCTGCGCGCCCGCCTCGAGAGCGACGCGACGGTCGGGATCGCCGACCCCCTCGAGGCGATGGAGTGGGTGACGGTCTACGCGCTGGCGGTCAACGAGGAGAACGCCGCGGGCGGCCGCGTCGTCACCGCCCCCACCAACGGCGCCGCCGGGATCGTGCCGGCCGTCCTGCACTACTACTGCCGGTTCGTCCCCGGCGCCGACGACGACGGGGTCGTCCGCTTCCTGCTCGCCGCGGCCGCGATCGGCCAGCTCTTCAAGGAGAACGCCTCGATCTCCGGCGCCGAGGTCGGCTGCCAGGGCGAGGTCGGGTCGGCCTGCTCGATGGCCGCGGGCGGGCTGGCCGAGGTGCTCGGCGGCACCCCCGAGCAGGTCGAGAACGCCGCCGAGATCGGCATCGAGCACAACCTCGGGCTGACCTGTGACCCCGTCGGCGGGCTCGTCCAGATCCCCTGCATCGAGCGCAACGCCGTCGCGTCGGTCAAGGCCATCACCGCCGCCCGGATGGCCGTGCGCGGCGACGGATCCCACCACGTCTCGCTCGACAAGGCGATCAAGACGATGCGCGAGACGGGGCGCGACATGAAGGACAAGTACAAGGAGACCGCGCGCGGAGGGCTGGCCCTCAACGTCGTGGAGTGCTGA
- a CDS encoding Ykof family thiamine-binding protein encodes MTTSTTAHPRTLGVGARLSVHPHCDDFVEVILGALADAEAAGLADGLVLETDDVSTYVGSTDDLAEQRIVGYVAHVLAAAHRRSGGGHVVAHVLLSRGCPGEATCDLGAVTLPRVAPVRLEPTGVQAVAQWSLYPLLDGGSGGGDHMVPIEAAIEAARRRGTAVAPAHYATRLAGDVAEVLATAADAWAGVGAEVAHVVTHLTVSVGSPSTVTA; translated from the coding sequence GTGACCACCAGCACGACCGCCCATCCCCGCACGCTCGGCGTCGGCGCCCGCCTGAGCGTCCACCCGCACTGCGACGACTTCGTCGAGGTGATCCTCGGCGCCCTCGCCGACGCCGAGGCCGCCGGGCTCGCCGACGGCCTCGTCCTCGAGACCGACGACGTCAGCACCTACGTCGGCTCCACCGACGACCTGGCCGAGCAGCGCATCGTCGGGTACGTCGCCCACGTCCTCGCCGCCGCCCACCGCCGCTCCGGCGGCGGCCACGTGGTCGCCCACGTCCTGCTCTCCCGCGGGTGCCCAGGCGAGGCGACCTGCGACCTCGGCGCCGTCACGCTGCCGCGCGTCGCGCCGGTGCGGCTCGAGCCCACCGGCGTGCAGGCGGTCGCCCAGTGGTCGCTCTACCCGCTGCTCGACGGCGGGTCCGGCGGCGGCGACCACATGGTGCCGATCGAGGCGGCGATCGAGGCAGCCCGGCGGCGGGGCACCGCGGTCGCGCCCGCCCACTACGCCACCCGCCTCGCCGGCGACGTCGCAGAGGTGCTCGCAACGGCGGCCGACGCGTGGGCCGGGGTCGGCGCCGAGGTCGCGCACGTGGTCACGCACCTCACGGTCTCGGTCGGCTCGCCCAGCACGGTGACGGCATGA
- a CDS encoding energy-coupling factor transporter transmembrane component T family protein yields the protein MSALLPRVTASDSWLGRRNPTVKLALAFAVSLAVTFVLRPAPPVTLYLLALVGVRLGTRLPWRTLALAHLPFAAFASGVLLVNVVSRPDDGLSVGAALAARTLLVGVLAVGFITSTDPVDLMTSLQQHARVSPRVTHALLAGHRLLHDLPREWQTIRMAHAVRAPTRADGRPRPAWRGSVRASFALLVVCVRRGERTAQALESRGLGVGPRTTWRPVRLDRTDGALAVAVLVVVVAVLVVA from the coding sequence GTGAGCGCGCTGCTCCCCCGGGTCACCGCGTCCGACTCGTGGCTCGGGCGCCGCAACCCGACCGTCAAGCTCGCCCTCGCGTTCGCCGTCTCGCTCGCGGTGACCTTCGTCCTCCGCCCCGCACCGCCGGTCACGCTCTACCTGCTCGCGCTGGTCGGCGTACGCCTCGGCACCCGCCTGCCCTGGCGCACGCTCGCGCTCGCCCACCTCCCCTTCGCGGCGTTCGCCTCCGGCGTCCTCCTCGTCAACGTGGTGAGCCGCCCGGACGACGGGCTGTCGGTGGGCGCGGCCCTGGCCGCCCGCACCCTGCTGGTCGGGGTGCTCGCCGTCGGCTTCATCACCTCGACCGACCCGGTCGACCTGATGACCAGCCTGCAGCAGCACGCCCGCGTCAGCCCGCGGGTCACCCACGCGCTGCTCGCCGGGCACCGCCTCCTGCACGACCTGCCGCGCGAGTGGCAGACGATCCGGATGGCCCACGCGGTGCGGGCGCCGACGCGCGCGGACGGTCGACCGCGCCCCGCCTGGCGCGGCTCCGTCCGGGCGTCGTTCGCGCTGCTCGTGGTGTGCGTACGCCGCGGGGAGCGCACCGCGCAGGCCCTCGAGTCGCGGGGGCTGGGTGTCGGCCCGCGGACGACCTGGCGTCCGGTCCGGCTCGACCGCACGGACGGCGCCCTGGCCGTGGCGGTGCTGGTCGTCGTGGTCGCGGTGCTCGTCGTGGCGTGA
- a CDS encoding (Fe-S)-binding protein — protein MRVVRVALQVTCVNDAMFPDTGKAVVRLLRRLGVDVDFPSAQTCCAQPMVNTGYLDEAVPVVRTFVDAFAGYDAIVTPSGSCAGSARHQHAIVAERSGDAGLAAAVAKTAPRTHELTEFLVDVLGVTDVGAYFPHRVTYHPTCHSLRMLGVGDRPRRLLEAVRGLELVDLPQAEECCGFGGTFAVKNADTSVAMGADKARHVRDTGAEVLVAGDNSCLMHVGGMLSRQRAGVRVLHLAEVLASTEDGAA, from the coding sequence ATGCGGGTCGTGAGGGTCGCCCTGCAGGTCACCTGCGTCAACGACGCGATGTTCCCCGACACGGGGAAGGCCGTCGTGCGCCTGCTCCGCCGGCTCGGGGTCGACGTCGACTTCCCGTCCGCGCAGACCTGCTGCGCGCAGCCGATGGTCAACACCGGCTACCTCGACGAGGCGGTGCCGGTCGTGCGGACCTTCGTCGACGCGTTCGCCGGCTACGACGCGATCGTGACGCCGTCGGGCTCCTGCGCGGGCTCGGCGCGCCACCAGCACGCGATCGTCGCCGAGCGCTCGGGCGACGCGGGCCTGGCGGCGGCGGTCGCGAAGACCGCGCCGCGGACCCACGAGCTCACCGAGTTCCTCGTCGACGTGCTCGGCGTGACCGACGTCGGGGCCTACTTCCCGCACCGGGTGACCTACCACCCGACCTGCCACAGCCTGCGGATGCTCGGCGTCGGCGACCGGCCGCGGCGGCTGCTCGAGGCGGTGCGCGGGCTCGAGCTGGTCGACCTGCCGCAGGCCGAGGAGTGCTGCGGGTTCGGTGGCACGTTCGCGGTCAAGAACGCCGACACGTCGGTCGCGATGGGTGCCGACAAGGCACGCCACGTCCGCGACACCGGGGCCGAGGTGCTGGTCGCGGGGGACAACTCGTGCCTGATGCACGTCGGCGGGATGCTGTCGCGCCAGCGCGCGGGCGTACGCGTCCTGCACCTCGCCGAGGTCCTGGCCAGCACCGAGGACGGTGCAGCGTGA